From the genome of Vitis riparia cultivar Riparia Gloire de Montpellier isolate 1030 chromosome 2, EGFV_Vit.rip_1.0, whole genome shotgun sequence, one region includes:
- the LOC117906422 gene encoding mitochondrial inner membrane protein OXA1 — protein sequence MAYRRSVITRGSFLARRIHPSFGYISHDEDRKQRSADSYQSPQRISDFLLRRSFGSKINTSGGFGAFFQGKGFSPLSHQVAVGSSYSRYMSTAIGEGSENIGVIAETPVDLIANAAVDVASEVSIAAADSFFLVGILQHLIGGVHSYTGLNWAASIALTTLLIRGMTVPLLVNQLKSTSKLTLMRPHLEAIREEMQAKGMEPSAVAEGNKRMQQIFKEYGVTPFTPLKGLIIQGPVFVSFFLGISNMVQKVPSFKTGGALWFTDLTTPDSFYIMPILAGLTFLITVEFNMQDGMQGNPTAGTMKKFSRALAFLSVPFTMNFAQGIFCYWIPSNLFSLAYGYAVKQPAVKKMFGIPEIPVPPPPAKTSPSTSFSLSRALKTFKALMPKGPSSPPLLPPSSPRSSPAQSLVQPSKFEGKPISSTAVLSQRIRSLEKQVKGRKKNKKR from the exons ATGGCATATCGGCGAAGCGTCATCACTAGAGGAAGTTTTCTCGCTCGGCGAATCCACCCGTCCTTTGGTTACATTAGTCATGATGAAGATCGGAAACAACGTTCTGCTGACTCCTATCAATCTCCACAGAGAATTAGTGACTTCCTTCTGCGGAGGTCCTTTGGAAGCAAAATCAACACTTCTGGAGGGTTTGGTGCCTTCTTTCAAGGGAAAGGTTTTTCGCCATTGTCTCATCAAGTGGCAGTTGGATCCTCGTACAGTAGGTATATGTCTACTGCAATTGGAGAAGGGTCAGAAAATATAGGAGTTATTGCAGAGACACCCGTGGACTTGATTGCAAATGCAGCTGTGGATGTTGCATCAGAAGTCAGCATCGCTGCTGCAGATTCTTTCTTCCTTGTTGGGATCCTGCAGCATTTAATTGGTGGTGTTCATTCTTATACTGGCTTGAACTG GGCAGCTTCCATAGCTCTAACCACTCTTTTGATTCGAGGGATGACAGTTCCGCTTCTAGTAAATCAACTGAAATCCACTTCTAAACTAACT TTGATGAGGCCACACTTGGAGGCTATAAGGGAAGAGATGCAAGCTAAG GGCATGGAACCTAGTGCAGTGGCTGAAGGTAACAAACGAATGCAGCAAATATTTAAAGA GTACGGGGTGACTCCTTTCACTCCATTGAAGGGGCTCATTATCCAAGGTCCTGTCTTCGTCAGTTTTTTTCTTGGT ATTTCAAACATGGTACAAAAGGTCCCATCTTTTAAAACTGGAGGAGCATTATGGTTTACCGATCTCACAACTCCAGATAGTTTTTACATCATGCCAATTTTGGCGGGATTGACATTCTTGATAACAGTGGAG TTCAACATGCAAGATGGTATGCAAGGAAATCCTACTGCTGGCACCATGAAGAAATTCTCCAGGGCCCTTGCTTTTCTTTCAGTTCCATTTACCATGAATTTCGCTCAG GGTATATTTTGTTATTGGATTCCCTCCAATTTGTTCTCACTCGCCTATGGATATG CTGTTAAACAACCTGCGGTGAAGAAGATGTTTGGTATCCCTGAAATACCTGTTCCACCGCCTCCTGCTAAAACCAGTCCCAGCACTTCCTTCTCTTTATCACGAGCACTAAAAACTTTCAAAGCGTTAATGCCGAAAGGCCCTTCATCGCCACCGTTATTGCCGCCTTCATCACCACGTTCATCACCTGCTCAGTCACTAGTTCAACCCTCAAAGTTTGAAGGCAAACCAATATCTTCAACAGCAGTTCTAAGTCAGAGGATTAGAAGTTTAGAAAAACAAGtgaagggaagaaagaaaaataaaaagaggtga